In Desulfovibrio sp. X2, a single window of DNA contains:
- a CDS encoding 4Fe-4S dicluster domain-containing protein, with the protein MSKYMIKTNKDRCISCKACEVHCKSKNRVPVGAKLGLLVSVGPVAREGEPAYLNQFMPCFQCEKPWCVAACPTGAMSRREKDGIVYVDQELCVGCKACIMACPWEIPQFNEATGTVIKCDFCRDRVDEGLRPACVTACTSHALTFLEPNMDSAEVRKAYALEKFLTR; encoded by the coding sequence ATGAGCAAGTATATGATCAAGACGAACAAGGACCGTTGCATCAGCTGCAAGGCGTGCGAGGTCCACTGCAAGTCCAAGAACCGCGTCCCCGTCGGCGCCAAGCTCGGCCTCCTGGTCAGCGTCGGCCCCGTGGCGCGGGAGGGTGAGCCCGCATACCTGAACCAGTTCATGCCCTGCTTCCAGTGCGAGAAGCCCTGGTGCGTGGCGGCCTGTCCGACCGGCGCCATGAGCCGTCGCGAGAAGGACGGCATCGTCTACGTGGACCAGGAGCTCTGCGTGGGTTGCAAGGCGTGCATCATGGCCTGCCCCTGGGAAATCCCCCAGTTCAACGAGGCGACAGGAACGGTGATCAAGTGCGACTTCTGCCGCGACCGCGTGGACGAGGGCCTGCGCCCCGCCTGCGTCACGGCCTGCACGTCGCACGCGCTGACCTTTCTCGAGCCCAATATGGACAGCGCCGAGGTGCGCAAGGCCTACGCGCTCGAGAAGTTCCTGACCCGCTAG
- a CDS encoding NADH-quinone oxidoreductase subunit N, whose amino-acid sequence MNFDLLRVLPELFQLLLVLGLFVQTCSSQKSQGEVAWVPAAAGFGVLVAAVSLVQAGSAAMFHGAYQIDAMSQFFKLAVALGFFVAVLNGWGQKTLADEKRTDYLLFLGLSAWGLMLLASSVELVTMFVALEVSSYSLFAVVPLRARSKKAAEAGIKYILFGAAASAVSLFGLSYIIAGQHTTYIAALAAKPWGFSEAPVACLGLALFLAGFFYKLALFPFHFWAPDVYDGTSNETAAFVATLPKLGAVVVLVRLAALLHPGVGVTTFIAVLGALSMTFGNLAALAQTDLKRLLGYSSVAHAGYVTLGLVAGTSLGLAAAAFYSLVYLLMNLTCFWVICRVADDGRNLSLSDLDGLARRAPGLALILLVAAFALVGLPPTAGFTGKLYLLTAAWDRGYDWLVIVAALNTAISIYYYLNMVRHAYTHEPENAPAVKAHPCSVAVGGLLAACVLALGVFPARIFDIVLTAGKALLH is encoded by the coding sequence GTGAACTTCGACCTGCTTCGCGTCCTGCCCGAGCTCTTCCAGCTCCTTCTGGTGCTCGGCCTCTTCGTGCAGACCTGCTCCTCGCAGAAAAGCCAGGGCGAGGTCGCCTGGGTGCCCGCGGCCGCGGGCTTCGGCGTGCTCGTGGCCGCCGTCTCCCTGGTCCAGGCCGGCTCCGCGGCCATGTTCCACGGCGCCTACCAGATCGACGCCATGTCCCAGTTCTTCAAGCTGGCCGTGGCCCTCGGCTTCTTCGTGGCGGTGCTGAACGGCTGGGGCCAGAAGACCCTGGCCGACGAGAAGCGCACCGACTACCTGCTCTTCCTCGGCCTCTCGGCCTGGGGCCTCATGCTCCTTGCCTCCAGCGTGGAACTGGTGACCATGTTCGTGGCCCTCGAGGTCTCCTCCTACAGCCTCTTCGCCGTGGTGCCCCTGCGCGCCCGCTCCAAGAAGGCGGCCGAGGCGGGCATCAAGTACATCCTCTTCGGCGCGGCCGCCTCGGCGGTCTCGCTGTTCGGCCTGTCCTACATCATCGCGGGGCAGCACACGACCTACATCGCGGCGCTCGCGGCCAAGCCCTGGGGCTTCTCCGAGGCCCCCGTGGCCTGCCTCGGCCTCGCGCTCTTCCTCGCGGGCTTCTTCTACAAGCTGGCCCTGTTCCCGTTCCACTTCTGGGCCCCGGACGTCTACGACGGCACGAGCAACGAGACCGCGGCCTTCGTGGCCACGCTGCCCAAGCTGGGCGCGGTGGTGGTGCTGGTGCGCCTGGCCGCGCTGCTCCATCCGGGCGTGGGCGTGACCACCTTCATCGCGGTGCTCGGCGCCCTGTCCATGACCTTCGGCAACCTCGCCGCCCTGGCCCAGACGGACTTAAAGCGCCTGCTCGGCTACTCCTCCGTGGCCCACGCGGGCTACGTGACCCTCGGCCTGGTCGCGGGCACGTCCCTCGGGCTGGCGGCCGCGGCCTTCTACAGCCTGGTCTACCTGCTCATGAACCTGACCTGCTTCTGGGTCATCTGCCGCGTGGCCGACGACGGCCGCAACCTCTCGCTCTCCGACCTCGACGGCCTGGCCAGGCGCGCGCCCGGCCTCGCGCTCATTCTGCTCGTGGCGGCCTTCGCCCTGGTCGGCCTGCCGCCCACGGCGGGCTTCACCGGCAAGCTCTACCTGCTGACCGCGGCCTGGGACCGCGGCTACGACTGGCTGGTCATCGTGGCGGCGCTGAACACGGCCATCTCCATCTACTACTACCTGAACATGGTCCGCCACGCCTACACGCACGAGCCGGAGAACGCCCCGGCGGTCAAGGCACATCCGTGCTCCGTGGCCGTGGGCGGGCTGCTCGCCGCCTGCGTGCTGGCGCTCGGCGTCTTCCCGGCGCGCATCTTCGACATCGTGCTCACGGCGGGGAAGGCCCTGCTGCACTAA
- a CDS encoding NuoM family protein has protein sequence MTEAGYPVLSALIFFPVIAAGILMLFRHEGLVRTLALWASAVECVLAIPLVRDYQLAQTGFQFVEHASWVPSVGLSYYLGVDGLSLLMVILTVAILPLCVLCSWTYIGRRIKEFHICLLLMTSACVGVFCALDFVLFYVFWEAMLIPMYLLIAIWGGPRRKYASIKFFLYTLAASTLLLVAIVAFAKVGGTFSLPDLMNKEFSERFQFWAFLAMALAFAIKVPMFPFHTWLPAAHVEAPSAGSVFLASVLIKMGAYGFLRFCMTLTPLAMVELAPYFIALSIAGILYGGLICLGQTDIKKLIAYSSVAHMGFCTLGIFVFTLRGIEGALLVMLNHGIVTGGLFIMVGAIYERSHSREISDNQGMGKYLPAFMGFFGLFALSSLGFPGLNSFVGEIFVLFGTFAHDWRIGLVAIPGAMLGAAYMLRLLQRMTYAPIGQQASPKGKSWRDLTLREWAYLTPLAVFTLVLGLAPGLVLRVFEPSVQNLLKGFTSRQTVSTYLAAHEAPALLAANALPGIATASERSVP, from the coding sequence ATGACAGAAGCGGGCTACCCGGTGCTCAGTGCACTCATCTTCTTCCCCGTGATCGCGGCGGGGATACTCATGCTCTTCCGGCACGAAGGCCTGGTCAGGACACTGGCCCTGTGGGCTTCCGCCGTGGAGTGCGTCCTGGCCATCCCGCTGGTGCGGGACTACCAACTGGCCCAGACCGGCTTTCAGTTCGTGGAACACGCGAGCTGGGTGCCCTCGGTCGGGCTCTCCTACTACCTCGGTGTGGACGGCCTGTCCCTGCTCATGGTCATCCTGACCGTGGCCATCCTGCCCTTGTGCGTGCTCTGCTCGTGGACCTACATCGGCAGGCGGATCAAGGAATTCCACATCTGCCTGCTGCTCATGACCTCCGCCTGCGTGGGCGTCTTCTGCGCCCTGGACTTCGTCCTCTTCTACGTCTTCTGGGAGGCCATGCTCATCCCCATGTATCTGCTCATCGCGATCTGGGGCGGGCCGCGGCGCAAGTACGCATCCATCAAGTTCTTCCTGTACACCCTGGCCGCCTCCACGCTGCTGCTGGTGGCCATCGTGGCTTTCGCCAAGGTCGGCGGCACCTTCTCGCTGCCGGACCTCATGAACAAGGAGTTCTCGGAGCGCTTCCAGTTCTGGGCCTTCCTGGCCATGGCCCTGGCCTTCGCCATCAAGGTCCCCATGTTCCCGTTCCACACCTGGCTGCCCGCGGCCCACGTCGAGGCCCCCTCGGCGGGCTCGGTCTTCCTGGCCTCGGTGCTCATCAAGATGGGCGCGTACGGCTTCCTGCGCTTCTGCATGACGCTGACGCCGCTGGCCATGGTCGAGCTCGCACCGTACTTCATCGCCCTGTCCATCGCGGGCATCCTGTACGGCGGCCTCATCTGCCTCGGGCAGACGGACATCAAGAAGCTGATCGCCTACTCCTCGGTGGCCCACATGGGCTTCTGCACCCTGGGCATCTTCGTCTTCACCCTGCGCGGCATCGAGGGCGCGCTGCTGGTCATGCTCAACCACGGCATCGTCACCGGCGGCCTGTTCATCATGGTCGGCGCCATCTACGAGCGCAGCCACAGCCGCGAGATCTCGGACAACCAGGGCATGGGCAAGTACCTGCCCGCGTTCATGGGCTTCTTCGGCCTCTTCGCCCTGTCCTCGCTCGGCTTCCCCGGACTCAACAGCTTCGTGGGCGAGATCTTCGTGCTCTTCGGCACCTTCGCCCACGACTGGCGCATAGGCCTCGTGGCCATCCCCGGCGCCATGCTCGGCGCGGCCTACATGCTGCGCCTGCTGCAGCGCATGACCTACGCGCCCATCGGGCAGCAGGCCTCGCCCAAGGGCAAGAGCTGGCGCGACCTCACGCTTCGCGAATGGGCCTACCTCACGCCGCTGGCCGTCTTCACCCTGGTCCTCGGGCTCGCGCCCGGCCTGGTCCTGCGCGTGTTCGAGCCCTCGGTGCAGAACCTGCTCAAGGGCTTCACCTCGCGGCAGACGGTCTCGACCTACCTGGCCGCGCACGAGGCGCCCGCACTCCTGGCCGCGAACGCCCTGCCGGGAATAGCCACCGCTAGCGAAAGGAGCGTGCCGTGA
- a CDS encoding Na(+)/H(+) antiporter subunit D, which yields MISPGFYHPAVAFIALAVALPFFPPRLFKSWRLLLPIPAILAIWSVFSMEFMSDPASIHASLHWMGFTLNIGRVDALSLVFANVFAIQALLGFTYAFHVKEKAQHISAALYVGGAFGCVFAGDYLTLFAFWELMSVASTMLIVTNCNANKRAARAGLWYFLVHTAGGLLMLAGLLLRYKAIGTYSFDPVAPGNMQYYDWLILFGFGVNAAFIGLHAWLPDAYPEATITGAVFMSAFTTKTAVYVLARAFAGTEFLAWMGAIMAVYGVVYATMENNARRILSYHIVSQVGYMVAGIGIGTAMTINGAAAHAYAHILYKGLLFMTVGAVLYSAGTAKLSELGGLASRLPLVMICYVVAGLSISGMPVFNGFISKTMTIAGAFEDHQSAIGILLEIAAVGTFLSVGIKLPYFAFFGGKPDDVKRELKPIPWNMYAAMIGGATLCTVQGLFPSLLYRFLPFPEIAAEYHPWTTWHVLQALLLLGFTGLAFYVLRELMKPHDQRNIDFELLYRFIGRLFLGLVTRPAAWADSVWTEVYRVVGLRALLSGGRFTSWFDVKGIDGVVDGTAYTTRSVGERAATVQTGRLTDYLGLAAALAFAALALVLYALR from the coding sequence ATGATTAGCCCCGGCTTCTACCATCCGGCCGTGGCCTTCATCGCCCTGGCCGTGGCGCTGCCCTTTTTCCCGCCCCGGCTGTTCAAGTCCTGGCGGCTGCTCCTGCCCATCCCGGCGATCCTGGCCATCTGGTCGGTCTTCAGCATGGAGTTCATGTCGGACCCGGCGTCCATACATGCCTCCCTGCACTGGATGGGCTTCACCCTGAACATCGGCCGGGTGGACGCGCTCTCCCTGGTCTTCGCCAACGTCTTCGCCATCCAGGCGCTGCTCGGCTTCACCTACGCCTTCCACGTCAAGGAGAAGGCGCAGCACATCTCCGCGGCGCTCTACGTGGGCGGCGCCTTCGGCTGCGTCTTCGCGGGCGACTACCTGACGCTCTTCGCCTTCTGGGAACTCATGAGCGTGGCCTCGACCATGCTCATCGTGACCAACTGCAACGCCAACAAGCGGGCGGCGCGCGCGGGCCTGTGGTACTTCCTGGTGCACACCGCGGGCGGCCTGCTCATGCTCGCGGGGCTCCTGCTCCGCTACAAGGCCATCGGCACCTACTCCTTCGATCCGGTGGCGCCGGGGAACATGCAGTACTACGACTGGCTGATCCTCTTCGGCTTCGGCGTGAACGCGGCCTTCATCGGCCTGCACGCCTGGCTGCCGGACGCCTACCCCGAGGCGACCATCACCGGCGCGGTCTTCATGAGCGCCTTCACCACCAAGACCGCGGTCTACGTCCTGGCGCGCGCCTTCGCGGGCACGGAGTTCCTGGCCTGGATGGGCGCGATCATGGCGGTCTACGGAGTCGTCTACGCGACCATGGAGAACAACGCCCGGCGCATCCTCTCCTACCACATCGTCTCGCAGGTGGGATACATGGTCGCGGGCATCGGCATCGGCACGGCCATGACCATCAACGGCGCGGCCGCGCACGCCTATGCCCACATCCTGTACAAGGGCCTGCTGTTCATGACCGTGGGCGCGGTGCTCTACTCCGCGGGCACGGCCAAGCTCAGCGAGCTCGGCGGCCTGGCCTCGCGGCTGCCCCTGGTCATGATCTGCTACGTGGTGGCGGGGCTGTCCATCTCCGGCATGCCGGTCTTCAACGGCTTCATCTCCAAGACCATGACCATCGCCGGCGCCTTCGAGGACCACCAGTCGGCCATCGGCATCCTGCTCGAGATAGCGGCCGTGGGCACCTTCCTCTCGGTGGGCATCAAGCTGCCGTACTTCGCCTTCTTCGGCGGCAAGCCGGACGACGTGAAGCGGGAGCTGAAGCCCATCCCTTGGAACATGTACGCGGCCATGATCGGCGGGGCGACGCTGTGCACCGTGCAGGGCCTCTTCCCGAGCCTGCTCTACCGCTTCCTTCCCTTCCCGGAGATCGCGGCGGAGTATCACCCCTGGACCACCTGGCACGTGCTCCAGGCGCTCCTCCTGCTCGGCTTCACCGGACTCGCCTTCTACGTCCTGCGCGAGCTCATGAAGCCCCACGACCAGCGCAACATCGACTTCGAGCTGCTCTACCGGTTCATCGGCCGACTCTTCCTGGGGCTGGTGACCCGGCCCGCGGCCTGGGCCGACTCCGTGTGGACCGAGGTCTACCGCGTGGTGGGGCTGCGCGCCCTGCTTAGCGGCGGACGGTTCACCTCCTGGTTCGACGTCAAGGGCATCGACGGCGTGGTGGACGGCACGGCCTACACCACGCGCAGCGTGGGCGAGCGGGCGGCAACGGTCCAGACCGGCCGGCTCACGGATTACCTGGGATTGGCGGCGGCCCTGGCTTTCGCGGCCCTGGCCCTTGTCCTGTACGCCTTACGCTAG
- a CDS encoding monovalent cation/H+ antiporter subunit D family protein: MQIESVRLLGPLFVTLLAPFLIYFLRHDQDQREGVSFTAAAAAFVGVLSLAPAVLAGRIWTYHMFTILPGVTVTFCADGLSLVFGLIATFLWMLVTLYNIGYMRGLNEHAQTRYYFCFAVAIFGAVGVAFSANVFTMYLFYEVITVFTYPLVAHHQDDEAYTGARKYLVYLMGTSKMFLLPAMVLTYVLCGTLDFHLGDVIMGMNFPWHQHPYLVTLTYVLFIAGLAKAALMPFHNWLPSAMVAPTPVSALLHAVAVVKAGVFCVARVVLSGFGISCMSGLNLGIPTAYLAAFTILVASIIALSKDDLKARLAFSTVSQLSYVIIGVTMLTPMAVQGGIMHIANHAFSKITLFMGAGAIYVASHTKKISLMDGMGRRMPLTFGAFAVASLSMIGVPFVCGFVTKWYLVNGALQAHQVILVIALLGSTILNASYFGPITYRAFFKKPVEGMNVEALSEPSAALVVPLLITSTISVLLGLYPEVILNFVRRFGGY; this comes from the coding sequence GTGCAGATCGAAAGCGTTCGTCTCTTGGGGCCGCTGTTCGTCACCTTGCTGGCCCCCTTTCTCATCTACTTCCTGCGCCATGATCAGGACCAGCGCGAGGGCGTCTCCTTCACCGCGGCCGCGGCCGCCTTCGTGGGTGTGCTCTCGCTTGCCCCGGCCGTCCTCGCCGGGCGCATCTGGACCTACCACATGTTCACCATCCTGCCCGGCGTGACGGTGACGTTCTGCGCGGACGGGCTCTCGCTCGTCTTCGGGCTCATCGCCACCTTCCTGTGGATGCTGGTGACGCTCTACAACATCGGCTACATGCGCGGCCTGAACGAGCACGCCCAGACGCGCTACTACTTCTGCTTCGCGGTGGCCATCTTCGGCGCGGTGGGCGTGGCCTTCTCGGCCAACGTCTTCACCATGTACCTCTTCTACGAGGTCATCACGGTCTTCACCTACCCGCTGGTCGCCCACCACCAGGACGACGAGGCCTACACGGGCGCGCGCAAGTATCTGGTCTACCTCATGGGCACCTCGAAGATGTTCCTGCTGCCCGCCATGGTCCTGACCTACGTGCTCTGCGGCACGCTCGACTTCCACCTGGGCGACGTGATCATGGGCATGAACTTCCCCTGGCACCAGCACCCGTACCTGGTCACCCTGACCTACGTCCTGTTCATCGCGGGCCTGGCCAAGGCGGCGCTCATGCCCTTCCACAACTGGCTGCCCTCGGCCATGGTCGCGCCCACACCGGTCTCGGCCCTGCTGCACGCCGTGGCCGTGGTCAAGGCGGGCGTCTTCTGCGTCGCCCGCGTGGTCCTCTCGGGCTTCGGCATCTCGTGCATGTCCGGCCTGAACCTGGGCATACCGACGGCCTACCTGGCGGCCTTCACCATCCTGGTGGCCTCGATCATCGCCCTGTCCAAGGACGACCTCAAGGCGCGGCTGGCCTTCTCCACGGTCAGCCAGCTGTCCTACGTCATCATAGGCGTGACCATGCTCACGCCCATGGCGGTGCAGGGCGGCATCATGCACATCGCCAACCACGCCTTCTCCAAGATCACCCTCTTCATGGGCGCGGGCGCCATCTACGTGGCCTCGCACACCAAGAAGATCAGCCTCATGGACGGCATGGGACGGCGCATGCCGCTGACCTTCGGAGCCTTCGCGGTGGCCTCGCTGTCCATGATCGGCGTGCCCTTCGTCTGCGGCTTCGTCACCAAGTGGTATCTGGTCAACGGAGCCCTGCAGGCGCACCAGGTCATCCTGGTCATCGCGCTCCTGGGCTCGACCATCCTGAACGCGTCCTACTTCGGCCCGATCACCTACCGGGCCTTCTTCAAGAAGCCGGTCGAGGGCATGAACGTCGAAGCGCTCAGCGAGCCGTCTGCGGCCCTGGTCGTGCCCCTGCTCATCACCTCGACCATCTCGGTTCTCCTCGGTCTCTACCCCGAGGTGATCCTCAACTTCGTGCGCAGATTCGGCGGCTACTAG
- the nuoK gene encoding NADH-quinone oxidoreductase subunit NuoK, whose protein sequence is MSALVLYQLVAVFLLCVGLYGLTFRKTFVGMLICVELMLNGAGLSIVAAAQLTEGDAVLGQLASLLVMGLAAAEATLVLAILIVVARRFGRSDADSVAELRG, encoded by the coding sequence GTGAGCGCCCTCGTCCTCTATCAGCTCGTGGCCGTCTTCCTCCTGTGCGTGGGGCTCTACGGCCTGACCTTCCGCAAGACCTTCGTGGGCATGCTCATCTGCGTGGAGCTCATGCTCAACGGCGCGGGACTGTCCATCGTCGCGGCGGCACAGCTCACCGAGGGCGACGCCGTCCTCGGGCAGCTCGCCTCGCTCCTGGTCATGGGCCTGGCCGCGGCGGAAGCCACCCTGGTCCTGGCCATCCTCATCGTCGTCGCCCGCCGCTTCGGACGGTCCGACGCAGACTCCGTCGCGGAACTCAGGGGGTAG
- a CDS encoding NADH-quinone oxidoreductase subunit J — translation METAAKVLFAFYTLCIVGGAVSAVRSASLVRALLGLILALFGVAGMYLLLNAPLIAMMQLLIYVGAVVILIFFAIMLTRSPAGGEEQKPRPMRSYMIALFAAAFPGAVLFWTLVRHAPASIATPTEVPPAVLGQGLLEPYVLAFELISVILLVAMSGAVVLAFKHKRGDK, via the coding sequence ATGGAAACCGCGGCCAAGGTCCTGTTCGCCTTCTACACCCTGTGCATCGTGGGGGGCGCGGTTTCGGCGGTGCGCTCCGCGAGCCTCGTGCGGGCGCTGCTCGGGCTCATCCTGGCGCTCTTCGGGGTGGCCGGGATGTACCTCCTGCTGAACGCGCCGCTGATCGCCATGATGCAGCTGCTCATCTACGTGGGCGCCGTGGTCATCCTCATCTTCTTCGCCATCATGCTGACCCGCTCGCCCGCGGGCGGCGAGGAACAGAAGCCGCGCCCCATGCGCAGCTACATGATCGCCCTGTTCGCCGCCGCCTTCCCGGGCGCGGTGCTCTTCTGGACCCTGGTGCGCCACGCGCCGGCCTCCATCGCCACGCCCACGGAGGTGCCCCCCGCGGTGCTGGGCCAGGGGCTCCTCGAGCCCTACGTCCTGGCCTTCGAGCTCATCTCGGTGATCCTGCTCGTGGCCATGTCCGGCGCCGTGGTCCTGGCCTTCAAGCACAAGAGAGGTGACAAGTGA
- a CDS encoding 4Fe-4S binding protein, which yields MGVVHEIKEAVRGMKSLLVGLKITGREFVRPEVTVHYPRKVVENEHLVTFRGHIELVGAKNDPATPRCITCLMCQSVCPSGCIKIVKQPPPKKDPAKEAAAPPKAYASGLEPKTSAKPPAKEKPVKTPKGFILDYNLCSLCGLCVQACPVDSLRFSTDIYLADYSKKSFVFDLMARLKAQAAEAAAAAPTPEKAQPEKGQEEE from the coding sequence ATGGGCGTCGTACACGAGATAAAGGAAGCCGTCCGGGGCATGAAGAGCCTTCTTGTGGGGCTCAAGATCACCGGCCGCGAGTTCGTCCGGCCCGAGGTCACGGTCCACTACCCGCGCAAGGTGGTGGAGAACGAGCACCTCGTCACCTTCCGCGGACACATCGAGCTGGTCGGGGCCAAGAACGACCCGGCCACGCCGCGCTGCATCACCTGCCTCATGTGCCAGAGCGTCTGCCCGTCGGGCTGCATCAAGATCGTCAAGCAGCCGCCGCCCAAGAAGGACCCGGCCAAGGAGGCCGCGGCGCCGCCCAAGGCGTACGCCTCAGGGCTCGAGCCCAAGACGTCGGCCAAGCCGCCCGCCAAGGAGAAGCCGGTCAAGACGCCCAAGGGCTTCATCCTCGACTACAACCTCTGCAGCCTTTGCGGCCTGTGCGTGCAGGCCTGCCCGGTGGATTCGCTGCGCTTCTCCACCGACATCTACCTTGCGGACTATTCCAAGAAGAGCTTCGTCTTCGACCTGATGGCCCGCCTCAAGGCCCAGGCGGCGGAGGCCGCCGCAGCGGCGCCCACGCCCGAGAAGGCACAGCCCGAGAAGGGGCAGGAGGAGGAATGA
- the nuoH gene encoding NADH-quinone oxidoreductase subunit NuoH, with product MDTSSWTMPDPFATTPDTLIRLVVGLVALAAFVGANATVLVYVERKVAGFIQRRPGPFEVGPQGILQTIADAVKLMGKQLVTPRGADALLFWLAPIVGFLPVFVMFLPIPFGESTYALKCNVGVLLILAFAGLGVLSLCLAGWSSANKWGLIGAARAVSQSVGYEIPLLLAVLAVCFMRGSLDLFELTRAQGPWPWQWNAALQPVAFVIYFICALAETNRAPFDLPEAESELTAGFHTEYSGMGFGLFFLAEYANMVVTCSVAAAIFLGGYQGPAVPGPWWFLLKVYALLLIMMWARWTYPRVRFDQLLNLNWKWLLPLATLNLLATAVIVKL from the coding sequence ATGGACACCTCCTCCTGGACAATGCCCGACCCGTTCGCCACCACGCCGGACACGCTGATCCGCCTGGTGGTGGGCCTCGTCGCCCTGGCCGCCTTCGTGGGGGCGAACGCCACGGTCCTGGTCTACGTCGAGCGCAAGGTCGCCGGCTTCATCCAGCGCCGTCCCGGCCCCTTCGAGGTCGGCCCGCAGGGCATCCTGCAGACCATCGCCGACGCGGTGAAGCTCATGGGCAAGCAGCTCGTCACCCCCCGCGGGGCCGACGCGCTGCTCTTCTGGCTCGCGCCCATCGTCGGCTTCCTGCCGGTCTTCGTCATGTTCCTGCCCATCCCCTTCGGGGAGAGCACCTATGCGCTCAAGTGCAACGTGGGCGTGCTGCTGATCCTCGCCTTCGCGGGGCTCGGCGTGCTCTCGCTCTGCCTCGCGGGCTGGTCGTCGGCCAACAAATGGGGCCTCATCGGCGCGGCACGCGCGGTCTCCCAGAGCGTGGGCTACGAGATCCCGCTGCTCCTGGCCGTGCTCGCGGTCTGCTTCATGCGCGGCTCGCTCGACCTCTTCGAGCTCACCCGCGCCCAGGGGCCCTGGCCCTGGCAGTGGAACGCGGCCCTGCAGCCCGTGGCCTTCGTCATCTACTTCATCTGCGCCCTGGCCGAGACCAACCGCGCGCCCTTCGACCTGCCCGAGGCGGAGTCGGAGCTGACCGCGGGCTTCCACACGGAATACTCGGGCATGGGCTTCGGCCTCTTCTTCCTGGCCGAGTACGCGAACATGGTCGTGACCTGCTCCGTGGCCGCCGCCATCTTCCTGGGCGGCTACCAGGGCCCGGCCGTGCCCGGCCCGTGGTGGTTCCTGCTGAAGGTCTACGCCCTGCTGCTGATCATGATGTGGGCGCGCTGGACCTACCCCCGCGTGCGCTTCGACCAGCTCCTGAACCTCAACTGGAAGTGGCTCCTGCCGCTGGCCACGCTGAACCTGCTGGCCACCGCAGTGATCGTCAAGCTGTAG
- a CDS encoding NADH-quinone oxidoreductase subunit D codes for MSFFQSGDFYTRHFQPTDNEETLVVNMGPQHPSTHGVLRIIVELDGEYVKRCEPVLGYVHRMHEFMGQTKSWVQFWPNMGRVDYLHALAWNWAWAGAVERLGEIEVPERAEYIRVITCELNRISSHLLWWGAYLLDLGAFTPIMYAFDDREKIMDMLQEPTGSRLTYSYYRFGGVSADLSDKFLKSLAAFVPYLRSRLPMYRDLVTENVILRKRVEDIGHIDADMCRRYGCTGPVSRGAGLGHDTRRVEPYSVYDRFDWEVPVYTQSDAWARYMVRMDEIEQSLRIIEQAVATIPAGPFLAKTAPKPKWSAPKGETCFAVEGARGKIVLYVASDGGRTPYRVKLRSPSYSNLSCFAEAGRGVLLADAVSILGSLDLVIPEIDR; via the coding sequence ATGAGCTTCTTCCAGAGCGGCGACTTCTACACCAGGCATTTCCAGCCCACCGACAACGAGGAGACGCTGGTCGTCAACATGGGGCCGCAGCACCCGTCGACCCACGGCGTGCTGCGGATCATCGTGGAGCTCGACGGCGAGTACGTGAAGCGGTGCGAGCCGGTGCTCGGCTACGTGCACCGCATGCACGAGTTCATGGGCCAGACCAAGAGCTGGGTGCAGTTCTGGCCGAACATGGGCCGCGTGGACTACCTGCACGCCCTGGCCTGGAACTGGGCCTGGGCGGGCGCGGTGGAGCGGCTGGGAGAGATCGAGGTGCCCGAGCGCGCGGAGTACATCCGCGTCATCACCTGCGAGCTCAACCGCATCTCCTCGCACCTGCTGTGGTGGGGCGCCTACCTGCTCGACCTCGGCGCCTTCACCCCGATCATGTACGCCTTCGACGACCGCGAAAAGATCATGGACATGCTCCAGGAGCCCACGGGGTCGCGGCTGACCTACAGCTACTACCGCTTCGGCGGCGTCTCGGCCGACCTCTCGGACAAGTTCCTGAAGAGTCTCGCGGCCTTCGTGCCCTACCTGCGCTCGCGGCTGCCCATGTACCGCGACCTGGTCACGGAGAACGTCATCCTCAGGAAGCGCGTGGAGGACATCGGCCACATCGACGCGGACATGTGCCGCCGCTACGGCTGCACCGGCCCGGTCAGCCGCGGCGCGGGACTCGGCCACGACACGCGGCGCGTGGAGCCCTACTCGGTCTACGACCGCTTCGACTGGGAGGTTCCCGTCTACACGCAGTCCGACGCCTGGGCCCGCTACATGGTGCGCATGGACGAGATCGAGCAGTCGCTGCGCATCATCGAGCAGGCCGTGGCCACCATCCCGGCCGGTCCCTTCCTCGCCAAGACCGCGCCCAAGCCCAAGTGGAGCGCCCCCAAGGGCGAGACCTGCTTCGCCGTGGAAGGCGCGCGGGGCAAGATCGTCCTCTACGTCGCCAGCGACGGCGGCCGCACCCCGTACCGGGTCAAGCTGCGCTCGCCCTCGTACTCCAACCTGTCGTGCTTCGCGGAAGCAGGCCGGGGCGTGCTCCTGGCCGACGCGGTTTCCATCCTGGGAAGCCTTGACCTCGTCATCCCGGAGATAGACCGATGA